From the Flavobacterium gyeonganense genome, the window AACAAAATAAAACAAATATTGCGATTCGTGTTGTGGTAGATCACGTTCGTGCGGTTGCTTTTGCAATTGCTGACGGACAATTACCATCTAACACTGGTGCCGGTTACGTAATTCGTAGAATTTTACGTCGTGCCATTCGTTACGGATTTACATTCCTAAATACTAAAGAACCTTTTATCAATAAACTGGTAGAAGTTCTGGCAGACCAAATGGGAGAATTTTTCCCGGAAATTAAATCACAACAACAATTGGTTACGAATGTAATTCGTGAAGAAGAAGCTTCTTTCTTAAGAACGCTTGATCAGGGATTACAATTGCTGGATAATGTAATTGCAGAAACTAAAGGACAAGAAGTTTTAGGCGCTAAGGTTTTTGAATTATACGATACTTTCGGATTCCCAAAAGATTTGACAGCTTTAATTCTAAAAGAAAAAGGATTCTCTTATAATGAAGCAGAATTTGAAGTTGAATTGCAAAAACAAAAAACACGTTCTCGTGCAGCATCTGAAGTTTCAACAGAAGACTGGAATGTTTTGATTCCCGGAAATGTAGAAACATTTGTTGGTTATGATAAAACAGAAAACGAAGTAAAAATCACTCGTATCAGAAAAGTTGATTCTAAAAAAGATGGTATTTTGTACCAAATCGTTTTAGATAATACACCTTTTTATCCAGAAGGCGGAGGTCAAGTAGGAGATAAGGGAACATTGGTTTCTGCAAACGAAACAATCGAAATCATTGATACAAAGAAAGAAAACAATTTGATTTTGCATTTTGCAAAACAACTTCCTGAAAACATAGAAGCAGGTTTTGTGGCAAAAGTTAATACCGATTTAAGAATAGCAACATCCAAAAACCACTCGGCTACGCACTTGATGCACTTGGCTTTGAGAAATATTTTAGGAACGCATGTGGAGCAAAAAGGTTCATTGGTGAATCCAAACTATCTGCGTTTTGACTTCTCTCATTTCAGCAAAGTTTCTGACGAAGAAATCAAACAAGTTGAAGCTTCTGTAAACGCTCAGATTGAAGCGCAATTGCAATTGGTAGAACACAGAAATATCCCGATTAAAGAAGCATTAGATAAAGGTGCAATGGCTTTATTTGGAGAAAAATACGGAGACAATGTTCGTATGATCGAATTTGGAGATAGTAAGGAATTATGTGGAGGTATTCACGTAAAAAATACTGCTGAGATCTGGCATTTCAAAATTATTTCTGAAGGCGCTGTTGCAGCTGGAATTCGTCGTATTGAAGCAATTACAGGCGATGCAGTGAAAAACTTCTATGTGAACCAGCAAAATACATTAGCAGAAATAAAAGAAACATTAAAAAATCCACAGGATATTTTAAAATCTGTTGCTTCTCTTCAGGATGATAATGCTAAGCTGAAAAAACAAGTTGAGCAATTACTTAAAGAAAAAGTTGGCGCACTAAAATCGGAATTAGAAAAAGATTTCCAAGAAGTAAATGGTGTACATTTTCTTGCTAAACAAGTAGATTTAAGCATGGCTTCGACGAAAGATTTAGCTGCTGCATTAGGAAGTTCCAAACCGGATTCGTTTGTGTTTTTAGCTTCTGTAGAAGATGGCCAGCCAAATATTCACTGTTACATTTCTAAAGAATTAGTAGCTGCTAAAAACTTAAACGCGAATGCTGTAATTAAAGAATTAGGGAAATATATTGAAGGAAATGGAGGGGGCAACCTTTCTTTGCTTCCGGAAAAGGTAAAAATGCAGGGGGGATTCAACAAGCTTTAGCAAATGCAAGTCAATTTGTAAAATAAAGGTTTGGTTAAAATTCATTTTCAAATTATTAATATAACAAAGACCCAAAAAAGGAACTTAACTTTTTTGGGTTTTTATTTGAAATGGTTAGTTTTTTTGTTTTAATAGTAGTTCATTTGTAGGAAATTTAAAATAAATAAAAATGAAAAAAAATTATGCTTATTTGGTGCTTTAATTTTACTACTGGCTTCTTGTACTAATGATTCTTCTGAAGAAAATTCGCTTTTGCCTAAAAAGCAAATATACACGTATGGCTCTCAAGCTGGGGAGAACACTACAACAACGTATTCTTATACTGGAAACAAAATTGATAGTTTAAATTATGATGACGGTACTAAAATAGTATTTACTTATACAGGGGATTTAATAACAAAAGCAATTTATACTGAAGATGGTGAAGATAATTCAACGACAACAACATTTACGTATGAGAATAATAAATTAAAGTCTTTTCTCGAGGTTTCACCAAACTCTTCAAGTAGAAAGAAGACATACACTTATAATACTGATGGAACAATTTCGACCATTACAGTTTTAATTAATCCAATTACACAGCAAGAGATACAAGATTCATCCAGTATATTAACTTTAGATGCTAATGGTAACATAATTAAAGCTGAATTTAATGATTTCGTAAATACAGTTGAGTATGACAATAAAAATAATCCTTTTAAAAGTATAACAGGATATACTTTCTTATTAGATTCAGGTATTTTTGATCAGGAAGCTAACTCGGTTAATAACATATCAAAAATAACAGAAAATACAGGAGGAGTTGAGACAGGCACTTTTACGTATAAAAACACATATAATTCGGATAACTATTTAATTAAATCTGTACAGGGTGACGAAACATATGAGTACATTTATTAAATAAAAAGACTGTTATCAAAAAGCAAAAGCCCTTTCATGAAAGGGCTTTTGCTTTTTGATAAAGAAGAAAACTTCAATTTTAAAAAAATATAATATTCTATTTTTAAACTATTTTCTTTCCCCAATCTGCTGGCGCCACATAGCATAATATAAACCTCTTTCTGCAATTAAGTCATCATGTTTTCCCTGTTCGATGATTTTTCCCTGTTCCAAAACAAAAATTCTGTCAGCATGCATTACTGTAGACAAGCGATGGGCGATTAAAACCGTGATTCTGTTTTGATCTGAAATATTTCTAATTGTAGCATTGATTTCTTCTTCGGTAATAGAATCCAAAGCAGAAGTCGCTTCATCAAAAATCAATAAATTCGGATTTCTTAAAATAGCTCTTGCGATTGATAATCTTTGCTTTTCTCCTCCTGAAACTTTTATTCCTCCTTCTCCTATAGTGCTATTTAAACCATCTTCGGCACGAACTAATAATTTTTCGCAACTGGCTTTTTTTAATGCATTGTGTAAATCCTCATCAGTAGCATTTGGTTTTACAAACAATAAATTTTCCCGGATTGTTCCCGAGAATAATTGGGCATCCTGAGTTACAAATCCGAGTTGTTTTCTTAAATCGAGCAGGTCAATTTCTGTCGAATCAATATCATTATAAAAAACCTGACCTTCTGCAGGAGTATATAATCCGACTAATAATTTAACCAAAGTTGTTTTTCCGGAACCAGATGGACCAACGAAGGCAACGGTTTGACCTTGTTTGATTTCAAAATTGATGTTTTCAACGGCTTTAAATTTGGCTGTTTTGTGCTGGAAACTTACATTCGAAAATAATAAAGATTGAATTGCTCCAACATGTTTTGGGGTTTTCGGGCAAAATTCTTTTGGAGCATTTAAAAGGATCCTGAAATTTTCCATTGAAACTTTAGTTTCGTTAAGCACGATTATAAAGTTTCCCAATTCCTGTAAAGGGCCAAAAATAAAAAAGGTAAAAAATACCATAGTAAGTAAATCACCTACAATAATTTTTCCTCCAAAAAGGAAATAATATAATGTAAAAACAACGCAAGTCCTTAAAAAGTGAACCGTTGTACCCTGAATAAAACTTAAACTTCTGATAAAGCGAACCTTTTCTAATTCAAGCTGCAGAATCTTAAAAGTGTTCAGGTTCAGACGCTTTTCTTCCTGATATGTTAATCCAAGACTTTTTACCAATTCAATATTTCTTAAACTTTCGGTTGTTGAACCTGCCAGTGCATTGGTTTGATTCACAATTTTTCTGGAAACGATTTTTATTTTTTTGCCCAGATAAGAACTTACCAAAGCAATAATTGGAGCTGTAACTAAAAAGATAAGCGAAATACGATAATCGATTCGGGCAATATAAACGATAACGAATACAAAACCGATGATAGTTTGAAAAATAAGTGAAATTGAAAGTGTAATTAATTTTTCAGAATCTGAACGTACTTTGGTTAGTTTACTTAAAGTTTCACCGCTTCGCTGATCTTCAAATTCGGCATAAGGCAAATCGAGTGATTTTTTAATTCCATCAGTATACATTTGGGCACCTGTACGCTGAATAACAACATTGGTAAAATAATCCTGAAAATTTTTGGTAATTCTTGAAATCATTGCCGCGCCAAGGGAAAGTCCCAACCAAAAAGACAATGATTTTATAAAACCATTTACATTTCCGTCATATTTATGCAAACCAACGCCGCAGTCCTGCATTAATTTACCTGTAATAATAGAGTCTGATAAACTGAAACAAATGTTTATAGTAGCCATAATCAAAGCAAAAAATAAAAGCATTTTATGTTTGATTATATAGGAGTATAATAATTTCATAAGAGATTTATAATTAAAAAGAAGAAATACAAAAGTACAAAATAGACAGGCATCATTTGGCGGATTTTGTTGTATTTAAAAGTTAATTTTTAAACCATAATTTAAATTATAAAAAACAGTAATTTTTTTTATCGAATAATGAATTGTTTACAAGTCTGTCCTTTAGAAAGTTGTGATTATTGCATATTAATAATTTTTATTAATTAATTATTTTCGGTTTTTTATTATTAAAACAAGTTAGGTTTTTACTTGTGATTTTGTTTCATTTGTAGGAAATATTAATGACCTAAATCTACAAAAATGAAAAAAATTTTATGCTTTTTTGGTGCTTTGGCTTTTGCACTAACTTCTTGTTCAAGTGATGATGATTCATCTTCAGGTTCTTCAGATACGGTATTATTGAAAAAAACAATTACAACAGATTCTGATGGAGAAAAAGTTACCGTAACTTACAAATACAATGGTAATAAAATTGTTAGTATAACAGATAGTCAGGGAGAATTTGATCGTTATTTTACTTACACAGGGGACTTGATTACAAAAATAGAATATAAACTCCCTGGTGGGGCTGTAGATCAAATAAATACTTATGAATACGACTCAAATAATAGATTGATTACCTTCATAAGAGTTGAACCTTTTGATGAGTGGGGTAGTAAAGAAGTTTATACTTATAATAATGATGGATCAGTTTCTATAAAAAGCTACAGTGGTGATGATAAAACACAAACTGTGTTTGACGGAGACGGGAAAGTAATTTTTACAGGCGGAGAAGTAACTAAAATAACTACGAATTATAGTCCAAGCAGAAGCTATATCTATGATGATAAAAACAATCCAATGAAAAATGTTTTAGGATTTGATAAATTAGCTTTTGAAGATAGTGAAGCTTCAGGAATATTACATAATATCGTTTCTGAAAAAGATCTTGATTATAATGAAATAACAGCTACTTATATTTTTACTTATAATTCAGCTGGGTATCCTACAAAAAGTGTTGAAGATGAAGAGGGGGAAACAGCTACAGTGGAGTTTTTCTATTAAATAATAAAAGGACTTTGTTAAAAATTATAAAGAGCCAAATACTTTCGTATTTGGTTTTTTGTTTATAAGAAATGAGCGAAATTTGTTTTTAAAATAAAAGCCATGCAATTCAGAACACAAATTCCAGTTTCAAAAAGTAACAATCCAATCGATTATAATTCGAAAGTACTTTCTATTGGTTCGTGTTTTGCAGAAAACATGGCAGCGAAATTTGATTATTTTAAGTTTCAAAATGTAACAAATCCATTTGGGATAATTTTTAATCCGGTTTCGATTGAGAGTTTGTTT encodes:
- a CDS encoding ABC transporter ATP-binding protein — encoded protein: MKLLYSYIIKHKMLLFFALIMATINICFSLSDSIITGKLMQDCGVGLHKYDGNVNGFIKSLSFWLGLSLGAAMISRITKNFQDYFTNVVIQRTGAQMYTDGIKKSLDLPYAEFEDQRSGETLSKLTKVRSDSEKLITLSISLIFQTIIGFVFVIVYIARIDYRISLIFLVTAPIIALVSSYLGKKIKIVSRKIVNQTNALAGSTTESLRNIELVKSLGLTYQEEKRLNLNTFKILQLELEKVRFIRSLSFIQGTTVHFLRTCVVFTLYYFLFGGKIIVGDLLTMVFFTFFIFGPLQELGNFIIVLNETKVSMENFRILLNAPKEFCPKTPKHVGAIQSLLFSNVSFQHKTAKFKAVENINFEIKQGQTVAFVGPSGSGKTTLVKLLVGLYTPAEGQVFYNDIDSTEIDLLDLRKQLGFVTQDAQLFSGTIRENLLFVKPNATDEDLHNALKKASCEKLLVRAEDGLNSTIGEGGIKVSGGEKQRLSIARAILRNPNLLIFDEATSALDSITEEEINATIRNISDQNRITVLIAHRLSTVMHADRIFVLEQGKIIEQGKHDDLIAERGLYYAMWRQQIGERK